The nucleotide sequence TTCCAATATATCATCGTAAGCTTCTTTTCCATGCACATCCTTCCGATAAATACATATATATTTATAACAATACATCACTCGTTGAAATCTTCGGAAAACCCGTGTACTATCTTTGTGGATACCCTCGTTGAAATCAAATGGTCAGACATCGTTCCCAACTCATACTCCCGATTTTCCCAGATTCACTTCCGGGTTTTGCCCCGGCACAGGAGCAGTATGTTTCCAGAGAAGTACCGACCGGTTCTCGATCTGTTTGAAACCGAACATGCGATCAAGCACGTCAAAGATGTCTTCGAGCACCGGCTCGCCGAGCGGCTCAACCTGATCCGCGTTTCGGCGCCCCGCTTTCTTCGAACCGGGAACGGCCTCCAGGACGACTTGGCCGGCACCCAGACCCCGGTCTCCTTCGTCACGAGGTTCCGGCCCGAGTCGATCGAAGTCGTCCACAGCCTCGCGAAATGGAAGCGACATGCCCTCGGCCGCTACGGCATCGAGGCCGGGCGAGGACTCTACACCGACATGGACGCCATCCGGAANNNNNNNNNNNNNNNNNNNNNNNNNNNNNNNNNNNNNNNNNNNNNNNNNNNNNNNNNNNNNNNNNNNNNNNNNNNNNNNNNNNNNNNNNNNNNNNNNNNNATCGGCGGCGGCATCGGACAGTCGCGCCTCTGCATGTATCTGCTCGAAAAGGCGCACCTCGGCGAAGTCCAGTCGAGCGTCTGGCCCGTCGAAACCGAACAGGCCTTTCGCGATCGCGGCGTTCCCTTGTTATAAATTACAATATATTATTTACGGGGATAGGCGATCCGGAACTCGTTGATAAGACAGCCGTGGTCCGAATACCCCTCCTCGAAGCCCTCGACGAAGGCCGTTCCTGCGCGGACCGGTCCGTAGCTGAAGATGTAATCGATCTTCACGCCTGGCTTGTTCAGGAACGTCGTGCCAACGTTCGCCGTCGCATCGTTCATTCGTGAAGACAGCCACTTGATGCGGTCGCTCTTCGGTCGCGAGTTGAAATCTCCCAGGAGCAGGACGGGTTCCGGGCTCGTGCGAACCATATCCCAGATTTCCTCGATCTGCCGGGCCGACTCGTCGGCCTCGAGACTCAGATGAGCGACCAGCACACGCAGCCGCCGGTCGTTT is from Candidatus Ozemobacteraceae bacterium and encodes:
- a CDS encoding aspartate--ammonia ligase, encoding MFPEKYRPVLDLFETEHAIKHVKDVFEHRLAERLNLIRVSAPRFLRTGNGLQDDLAGTQTPVSFVTRFRPESIEVVHSLAKWKRHALGRYGIEAGRGLYTDMDAIR
- a CDS encoding aspartate--ammonia ligase, whose translation is IGGGIGQSRLCMYLLEKAHLGEVQSSVWPVETEQAFRDRGVPLL